A region of Labeo rohita strain BAU-BD-2019 chromosome 2, IGBB_LRoh.1.0, whole genome shotgun sequence DNA encodes the following proteins:
- the rxfp3.2a gene encoding relaxin-3 receptor 1, translating to MQGNSSASAPGLAACGPALEEGDALSNRTALHNLSLRCWLQLLSKESAPELYGDSSSMAMRVVIALVYLIVCALGLVGNLLALYLLQSRHRLKQSSINCFVMSLAVTDLQFVLTLPFWAVDTALDFRWPFGKVMCKIISSVTTMNMYASVFFLTAMSVARYCSLSSSLRMQSPKTASAEVKWASLGIWIVSVVATIPHAVYSTTAQVSDDELCLVRFSDSGSWDPQLLLGLYQTQKVLLGFVIPLIIICVCYLLLLRFVLRRRVSGIPGSDSERGRHKRRSKVTRSVTIVVLSFFLCWLPNQALTLWGVLIKFDLVPFSNAFYNAQAYAFPITVCLAHTNSCLNPVLYCLIRQEYRTGLKKLLFRATPSIRNLAKLVYRGKKVAEAPPAVAVVQMEIGM from the coding sequence ATGCAGGGGAACAGCAGCGCGTCGGCACCGGGTTTAGCGGCGTGCGGTCCGGCACTGGAGGAGGGCGATGCGCTGTCGAACCGTACCGCTCTCCACAACCTGTCGCTCCGCTGCTGGCTGCAGCTGCTCTCCAAAGAGTCCGCGCCGGAGCTCTACGGCGACAGCTCGAGCATGGCCATGCGGGTCGTGATCGCGCTCGTCTACCTGATAGTTTGCGCGCTGGGGCTCGTCGGGAACCTGTTGGCGCTTTACCTGCTCCAGTCGCGCCACAGACTCAAGCAGTCGTCCATCAACTGCTTCGTCATGAGTTTAGCCGTGACGGACCTGCAGTTCGTCCTGACTCTTCCGTTTTGGGCCGTGGACACCGCTTTGGACTTTAGATGGCCGTTTGGAAAGGTGATGTGCAAGATTATCAGCTCGGTCACCACCATGAACATGTACGCGAGCGTGTTCTTCTTGACAGCTATGAGCGTTGCGCGCTACTGCTCCTTGTCCTCATCTTTGCGGATGCAAAGTCCCAAAACGGCGTCGGCTGAGGTCAAGTGGGCCAGTTTGGGAATCTGGATCGTGTCCGTGGTGGCCACCATCCCTCATGCGGTTTACTCCACCACGGCGCAGGTGTCCGACGACGAGCTGTGCCTCGTCCGCTTCTCGGATTCCGGTAGCTGGGACCCGCAGCTGCTTCTGGGTCTCTATCAAACCCAAAAAGTACTTCTGGGCTTCGTGATTCCGCTCATCATCATCTGCGTTTGTTACCTCCTCCTGCTGCGCTTCGTTCTGCGGCGGCGCGTCAGTGGAATTCCCGGCTCGGACAGCGAGAGAGGGCGGCACAAGCGCCGTTCCAAAGTCACCAGATCGGTCACCATCGTggttctatcgttctttctgtGCTGGCTGCCCAACCAGGCGCTGACCCTTTGGGGGGTGCTCATCAAATTCGACCTGGTGCCCTTCAGTAACGCGTTTTATAACGCGCAGGCCTACGCGTTCCCCATCACCGTGTGCCTGGCGCACACCAACAGCTGCCTGAACCCGGTGCTGTACTGTCTGATCCGCCAGGAGTACCGCACCGGCCTCAAGAAACTGCTGTTTAGAGCCACTCCGTCCATAAGGAACCTCGCCAAGCTGGTGTACCGGGGGAAAAAGGTGGCGGAGGCTCCGCCTGCAGTGGCAGTGGTGCAGATGGAGATCGGGATGTGA